The following are encoded together in the Vicia villosa cultivar HV-30 ecotype Madison, WI unplaced genomic scaffold, Vvil1.0 ctg.001063F_1_1, whole genome shotgun sequence genome:
- the LOC131633048 gene encoding ATPase 8, plasma membrane-type-like isoform X1: MSSDNLFEDLKKENVDLENIPIEEVFKQLKCSKEGLTSAEGESRLVIFGPNKLEEKTESKFLKFLGFMWNPLSWVMEVAALMAIGLANGGGKPADWQDFVGIVVLLIINSTISFIEENNAGNAAAALMAGLAPKTKVLRDGKWTEQEAAILVPGDLVSIKLGDIVPADARLLEGDALKIDQSALTGESLPVTKNPGDEVFSGSTCKQGEIEAIVIATGVHTFFGKAAHLVDSTNNVGHFQKVLTSIGNFCICSIAIGMLIEIIVMYPIQERPYREGIDNLLVLLIGGIPIAMPTVLSVTMAIGSHRLSQQGAITKRMTAIEEMAGMDVLCSDKTGTLTLNKLSVDKNLIEVFVNGVDKDGLLLAAARASRVENQDAIDASIVNMLGDPKEARAGITEVHFLPFNPVGKRTAITYIDGEGNWHRCSKGAPEQIIELCELKGETLKKAHKIIDQFAERGLRSLAVSRQTVSEKTKESEGDAWEFLGLMPLFDPPRHDSAETIRRALDLGVNVKMITGDQLAIGKETGRRLGMGTNMYPSSSLLGDNKDPAIASIPIDDLIEKADGFAGVFPEHKYEIVKRLQDRKHICGMTGDGVNDAPALKKADIGIAVADATDAARSASDIVLTEPGLSVIVSAVLTSRAIFQRMKNYTIYAVSITIRIVFGFMLVALIWKFDFSPFMVLIIAILNDGTIMTISKDRVKPSPVPDSWKLKEIFATGIVLGSYMAIITVVFFYLVHDTDFFTVSNSTSSKFNTVVLAYKNCFIVSSRFLFQRVFGVKPIGDSNGHLNSALYLQVSIISQALIFVTRSRSWSYVERPGFLLLAAFFAAQLVATVIAVYAHWGFARINGIGWGWAGAIWIFSIVTYIPLDILKFMIRLGLSGRAWDNMLDNKTAFTTKKDYGKGEREAQWALAQRTLHGLKVPESHMNNNNHHEQSSDMAEQAKRRAEAARLKELHTLKGHVESVVKLKGLDIDTIQQHYTL, encoded by the exons ATGTCGTCTGATAATCTTTTTGAAGACCTCAAGAAAGAGAATGTTGATTTG GAAAATATTCCAATTGAGGAAGTCTTCAAGCAGCTAAAATGTAGCAAAGAAGGTCTAACATCAGCTGAGGGAGAGAGTAGGCTAGTAATATTTGGTCCTAATAAATTAGAAGAGAAAACAGAAAGCAAGTTCCTTAAGTTCTTGGGTTTCATGTGGAATCCGTTATCATGGGTTATGGAGGTTGCTGCTCTTATGGCCATTGGATTGGCCAATGGAGGG GGCAAGCCAGCGGATTGGCAAGATTTCGTTGGTATTGTTGTGTTGCTTATCATCAACTCAACCATTAGTTTCATTGAAGAAAACAATGCAGGTAACGCCGCAGCAGCTTTGATGGCCGGTCTTGCACCTAAAACCAAG GTGTTGAGGGATGGAAAATGGACTGAGCAAGAGGCGGCGATTTTGGTGCCAGGAGATTTGGTGAGCATCAAGTTGGGAGATATTGTTCCGGCTGATGCTCGTCTCTTGGAAGGAGATGCTCTTAAGATTGACCAATCTGCACTTACTGGTGAGTCACTTCCGGTTACCAAGAACCCTGGTGATGAAGTCTTCTCTGGTTCAACCTGCAAACAAGGTGAGATTGAGGCTATTGTCATTGCCACTGGTGTCCACACTTTCTTCGGAAAGGCTGCTCACCTTGTGGATAGCACCAACAATGTTGGTCACTTCCAAAAG GTGTTGACATCGATCGGAAACTTCTGTATCTGCTCCATTGCAATAGGAATGTTGATTGAGATTATTGTGATGTACCCCATTCAAGAAAGGCCATATAGAGAAGGTATTGACAATTTGTTGGTTCTTCTCATCGGAGGTATCCCAATCGCCATGCCAACGGTTTTGTCCGTGACAATGGCTATTGGCTCTCACCGTTTGTCTCAGCAAGGAGCTATTACCAAGAGGATGACAGCTATTGAAGAAATGGCTGGGATGGATGTTCTCTGCAGTGACAAGACCGGAACTCTCACACTTAACAAACTCTCTGTTGACAAAAACTTGATTGAG GTGTTTGTTAATGGCGTAGACAAGGATGGTCTTCTCTTGGCTGCTGCCAGGGCTTCTAGGGTTGAAAACCAAGATGCCATTGATGCTTCAATCGTTAATATGTTGGGTGATCCCAAGGAG GCAAGAGCCGGAATCACTGAGGTGCATTTCTTGCCCTTCAATCCAGTCGGTAAACGCACTGCTATTACATACATTGATGGCGAGGGAAATTGGCATAGATGCAGCAAGGGTGCTCCTGAACAA ATTATTGAGCTTTGTGAACTCAAGGGAGAGACTTTGAAAAAGGCCCACAAAATCATTGATCAGTTTGCTGAACGAGGTCTGCGTTCATTGGCTGTTTCTCGCCAG ACTGTTTCAGAAAAGACCAAGGAGAGTGAAGGAGATGCATGGGAGTTTTTGGGTCTCATGCCACTCTTTGACCCTCCTAGACATGACAGTGCCGAGACTATTCGACGTGCTCTTGACCTTGGTGTTAATGTTAAGATGATCACTGGTGACCAACTTGCCATTGGAAAAGAAACCGGTCGCAGACTCGGAATGGGAACCAACATGTATCCTTCATCATCCCTTCTTGGTGATAACAAGGACCCCGCCATTGCATCAATCCCAATTGACGATCTCATTGAGAAGGCTGATGGATTTGCCGGAGTCTTCCCTG AACACAAGTACGAGATTGTGAAGAGGCTGCAAGATAGAAAACACATCTGCGGTATGACTGGTGATGGTGTGAACGATGCACCCGCATTGAAGAAAGCAGACATCGGTATCGCTGTTGCTGATGCAACTGATGCTGCAAGGAGTGCTTCTGACATTGTTTTGACAGAGCCAGGACTAAGTGTGATTGTGAGTGCTGTGTTAACTAGCAGAGCCATCTTCCAAAGGATGAAAAACTACACAATCTATGCTGTTTCTATCACCATCCGTATCGTGTTTGGATTCATGCTTGTTGCTTTGATCTGGAAGTTTGATTTCTCACCCTTCATGGTCCTCATCATTGCCATCTTGAATGACGGAACCATCATGACCATCTCTAAGGATAGAGTGAAGCCATCACCAGTGCCCGATTCATGGAAACTCAAAGAAATCTTTGCCACTGGAATTGTTCTTGGATCTTACATGGCCATTATCACTGTTGTGTTCTTCTATTTAGTTCATGACACCGATTTCTTCACCGTAAGTAATTCTACCAGTTCCAAATTCAATACTGTCGTTTTAGCATATAAAAATTGTTTCATTGTTTCCTCTCGTTTTTTGTTTCAGAGAGTTTTCGGTGTGAAGCCAATCGGAGACAGTAACGGTCATCTTAACTCAGCTCTCTACCTTCAAGTCAGTATTATCAGTCAAGCACTCATCTTTGTGACAAGGTCAAGGAGTTGGTCTTACGTCGAACGCCCCGGCTTTTTGCTTCTCGCAGCCTTCTTTGCTGCACAACTG GTGGCCACTGTCATTGCTGTGTATGCACATTGGGGATTTGCAAGAATCAATGGCATTGGTTGGGGATGGGCAGGAGCTATCTGGATCTTCAGCATTGTTACTTACATTCCTCTCGACATCCTTAAATTCATGATCCGATTAGGATTGTCCGGAAGGGCATGGGACAACATGCTCGACAATAAG ACCGCATTCACAACCAAGAAGGACTACGGAAAAGGCGAGAGGGAAGCTCAATGGGCACTGGCACAACGCACGCTCCACGGTCTTAAAGTTCCAGAATCACAtatgaacaacaacaatcaccatgAACAATCATCTGATATGGCAGAACAAGCCAAGAGACGCGCCGAGGCTGCTAGGCTGAAAGAGCTTCATACACTCAAGGGACATGTTGAGTCTGTGGTGAAGTTGAAGGGTCTTGACATTGATACCATTCAACAACATTACACACTCTAA
- the LOC131633048 gene encoding ATPase 8, plasma membrane-type-like isoform X2: protein MSSDNLFEDLKKENVDLENIPIEEVFKQLKCSKEGLTSAEGESRLVIFGPNKLEEKTESKFLKFLGFMWNPLSWVMEVAALMAIGLANGGGKPADWQDFVGIVVLLIINSTISFIEENNAGNAAAALMAGLAPKTKVLRDGKWTEQEAAILVPGDLVSIKLGDIVPADARLLEGDALKIDQSALTGESLPVTKNPGDEVFSGSTCKQGEIEAIVIATGVHTFFGKAAHLVDSTNNVGHFQKVLTSIGNFCICSIAIGMLIEIIVMYPIQERPYREGIDNLLVLLIGGIPIAMPTVLSVTMAIGSHRLSQQGAITKRMTAIEEMAGMDVLCSDKTGTLTLNKLSVDKNLIEVFVNGVDKDGLLLAAARASRVENQDAIDASIVNMLGDPKEARAGITEVHFLPFNPVGKRTAITYIDGEGNWHRCSKGAPEQIIELCELKGETLKKAHKIIDQFAERGLRSLAVSRQTVSEKTKESEGDAWEFLGLMPLFDPPRHDSAETIRRALDLGVNVKMITGDQLAIGKETGRRLGMGTNMYPSSSLLGDNKDPAIASIPIDDLIEKADGFAGVFPEHKYEIVKRLQDRKHICGMTGDGVNDAPALKKADIGIAVADATDAARSASDIVLTEPGLSVIVSAVLTSRAIFQRMKNYTIYAVSITIRIVFGFMLVALIWKFDFSPFMVLIIAILNDGTIMTISKDRVKPSPVPDSWKLKEIFATGIVLGSYMAIITVVFFYLVHDTDFFTRVFGVKPIGDSNGHLNSALYLQVSIISQALIFVTRSRSWSYVERPGFLLLAAFFAAQLVATVIAVYAHWGFARINGIGWGWAGAIWIFSIVTYIPLDILKFMIRLGLSGRAWDNMLDNKTAFTTKKDYGKGEREAQWALAQRTLHGLKVPESHMNNNNHHEQSSDMAEQAKRRAEAARLKELHTLKGHVESVVKLKGLDIDTIQQHYTL from the exons ATGTCGTCTGATAATCTTTTTGAAGACCTCAAGAAAGAGAATGTTGATTTG GAAAATATTCCAATTGAGGAAGTCTTCAAGCAGCTAAAATGTAGCAAAGAAGGTCTAACATCAGCTGAGGGAGAGAGTAGGCTAGTAATATTTGGTCCTAATAAATTAGAAGAGAAAACAGAAAGCAAGTTCCTTAAGTTCTTGGGTTTCATGTGGAATCCGTTATCATGGGTTATGGAGGTTGCTGCTCTTATGGCCATTGGATTGGCCAATGGAGGG GGCAAGCCAGCGGATTGGCAAGATTTCGTTGGTATTGTTGTGTTGCTTATCATCAACTCAACCATTAGTTTCATTGAAGAAAACAATGCAGGTAACGCCGCAGCAGCTTTGATGGCCGGTCTTGCACCTAAAACCAAG GTGTTGAGGGATGGAAAATGGACTGAGCAAGAGGCGGCGATTTTGGTGCCAGGAGATTTGGTGAGCATCAAGTTGGGAGATATTGTTCCGGCTGATGCTCGTCTCTTGGAAGGAGATGCTCTTAAGATTGACCAATCTGCACTTACTGGTGAGTCACTTCCGGTTACCAAGAACCCTGGTGATGAAGTCTTCTCTGGTTCAACCTGCAAACAAGGTGAGATTGAGGCTATTGTCATTGCCACTGGTGTCCACACTTTCTTCGGAAAGGCTGCTCACCTTGTGGATAGCACCAACAATGTTGGTCACTTCCAAAAG GTGTTGACATCGATCGGAAACTTCTGTATCTGCTCCATTGCAATAGGAATGTTGATTGAGATTATTGTGATGTACCCCATTCAAGAAAGGCCATATAGAGAAGGTATTGACAATTTGTTGGTTCTTCTCATCGGAGGTATCCCAATCGCCATGCCAACGGTTTTGTCCGTGACAATGGCTATTGGCTCTCACCGTTTGTCTCAGCAAGGAGCTATTACCAAGAGGATGACAGCTATTGAAGAAATGGCTGGGATGGATGTTCTCTGCAGTGACAAGACCGGAACTCTCACACTTAACAAACTCTCTGTTGACAAAAACTTGATTGAG GTGTTTGTTAATGGCGTAGACAAGGATGGTCTTCTCTTGGCTGCTGCCAGGGCTTCTAGGGTTGAAAACCAAGATGCCATTGATGCTTCAATCGTTAATATGTTGGGTGATCCCAAGGAG GCAAGAGCCGGAATCACTGAGGTGCATTTCTTGCCCTTCAATCCAGTCGGTAAACGCACTGCTATTACATACATTGATGGCGAGGGAAATTGGCATAGATGCAGCAAGGGTGCTCCTGAACAA ATTATTGAGCTTTGTGAACTCAAGGGAGAGACTTTGAAAAAGGCCCACAAAATCATTGATCAGTTTGCTGAACGAGGTCTGCGTTCATTGGCTGTTTCTCGCCAG ACTGTTTCAGAAAAGACCAAGGAGAGTGAAGGAGATGCATGGGAGTTTTTGGGTCTCATGCCACTCTTTGACCCTCCTAGACATGACAGTGCCGAGACTATTCGACGTGCTCTTGACCTTGGTGTTAATGTTAAGATGATCACTGGTGACCAACTTGCCATTGGAAAAGAAACCGGTCGCAGACTCGGAATGGGAACCAACATGTATCCTTCATCATCCCTTCTTGGTGATAACAAGGACCCCGCCATTGCATCAATCCCAATTGACGATCTCATTGAGAAGGCTGATGGATTTGCCGGAGTCTTCCCTG AACACAAGTACGAGATTGTGAAGAGGCTGCAAGATAGAAAACACATCTGCGGTATGACTGGTGATGGTGTGAACGATGCACCCGCATTGAAGAAAGCAGACATCGGTATCGCTGTTGCTGATGCAACTGATGCTGCAAGGAGTGCTTCTGACATTGTTTTGACAGAGCCAGGACTAAGTGTGATTGTGAGTGCTGTGTTAACTAGCAGAGCCATCTTCCAAAGGATGAAAAACTACACAATCTATGCTGTTTCTATCACCATCCGTATCGTGTTTGGATTCATGCTTGTTGCTTTGATCTGGAAGTTTGATTTCTCACCCTTCATGGTCCTCATCATTGCCATCTTGAATGACGGAACCATCATGACCATCTCTAAGGATAGAGTGAAGCCATCACCAGTGCCCGATTCATGGAAACTCAAAGAAATCTTTGCCACTGGAATTGTTCTTGGATCTTACATGGCCATTATCACTGTTGTGTTCTTCTATTTAGTTCATGACACCGATTTCTTCACC AGAGTTTTCGGTGTGAAGCCAATCGGAGACAGTAACGGTCATCTTAACTCAGCTCTCTACCTTCAAGTCAGTATTATCAGTCAAGCACTCATCTTTGTGACAAGGTCAAGGAGTTGGTCTTACGTCGAACGCCCCGGCTTTTTGCTTCTCGCAGCCTTCTTTGCTGCACAACTG GTGGCCACTGTCATTGCTGTGTATGCACATTGGGGATTTGCAAGAATCAATGGCATTGGTTGGGGATGGGCAGGAGCTATCTGGATCTTCAGCATTGTTACTTACATTCCTCTCGACATCCTTAAATTCATGATCCGATTAGGATTGTCCGGAAGGGCATGGGACAACATGCTCGACAATAAG ACCGCATTCACAACCAAGAAGGACTACGGAAAAGGCGAGAGGGAAGCTCAATGGGCACTGGCACAACGCACGCTCCACGGTCTTAAAGTTCCAGAATCACAtatgaacaacaacaatcaccatgAACAATCATCTGATATGGCAGAACAAGCCAAGAGACGCGCCGAGGCTGCTAGGCTGAAAGAGCTTCATACACTCAAGGGACATGTTGAGTCTGTGGTGAAGTTGAAGGGTCTTGACATTGATACCATTCAACAACATTACACACTCTAA